A region of the Streptomyces sp. NBC_00442 genome:
GCCGCTACCCGCCGCTCGACCGGCTCACCGCCGCGCTCGGCGGCACCGTCACCGCGCAGATCGTGCCCATCCCGCTGGACTGCACCGACGGATTCACCGAGGCCTACTACGGCCGTCCCGAAATGCTCCTCGACCCAGCCGCCCGGCAGGCCTGCTCGGCCTGGAGCTTCGTCGACGACGCCGCGCGCCTCGCGTTCGACGCGTCCCTGCGCCGCGCCCTCGGCTCCGGTGCCTGGGACGAAGCCTTCGGCCATCTGCGCCACCGCCCGACCTACAACGGATCCCTGGTCCTCCTGCGCGCGGTGCTGTGACCCTCGACCGCGGCCCGGCCGGTGCCCGGCGCGGACCGTGGTGGCGGGTCCCGGTCAGAAGGCCCAGCGGGTGTGGGTGAAGGCCCCGCCGTCGCGGCCGAAGCCGTACGCCGTGCCCGGGGCCACCGCGAAGACCAGCACGTCCCCCGTGCGGAAGCCGTCCCCGATCCCGTGGAAGGTGCCCTCGGGCGCGGTGATGTGCGCCCCGTACTTCGACTCGTACGCGGCGATCACCTCCTCGATCACCGCCGGGTCGGTCACCTTCTCGGCCACGCCCTCGACCACGAGGTCGAGCCCCTCGGTGAGCGAGTTGCCCCCGGTGGTCAGGGCGCAGTGACGGTCGTGGGCGAGGTTCTTCGCCTTCTGCTCGCCGGGGCCGGTGGAAAAGTACAGCACTCCCTCGTGCCAGGCCGCGATCACCGGCGTGACGTGCAGCCGTCCGTCGGGCCGCACCGTGGACACCCAGAAGATCTCGGCGGCCTCCAGCCGCCGCCGGGCCTCGGCCCATTCGGTGGCGTCGGGCCGTGCGGCACCGGGGCGGGGGTTGAGGGCGGAGCTGTAGCGGGAGTCGAGTTCGGCGGTGGGTCGTTCGGCGGATCCGGGCGTAGGCATGACGGATCTCCTTTCGCTCTCCTCCCTAACGACTGCGGGAGAGGACGGAAATCATCGCGCTGCCGGCCGGCCACCGGGCGGGCGCGGCCGGCCCGCATCCTCGCCGGCTCAGGCGATCCGGGTGTGGACGGTCGCGGTGTTGTTGGCGGTGGTCTTCTCGGGCGACGAGGTCGTCACCTTGGTGACGAGCTGCACCTTGCCGCCACCGTAGGAAGGGCCGCGGCCGGCGATCTGGATGCGTACGGTCTCACCGGGCTTGAGCGCGCCGACGGTTGCCACGACGCGTCCGTCACCGCCCAGTTCGGCGTGGGCGGAGCCCTGGATGACGCGGTGGGCGCGGTGCTCGATGCCGTTGGGCAGGGTGGTGACCGAACGCACCGAGTAGGCCGTGGACTTGCCGGTGTTGGTGATCTGCACCGTCCACAGCTGTTCCTCGTCGTGGTCGATGTGGGCGGGGCCGGACGCGGAGACGGCGACATCGGCCCGGTTCCGGTCCGGTGTGCGCGGCGTCCAGGCGTCGCCGTAGTCCTTGCCGTAGGTCTTCGTCCAGTTGTCGCTGTAGTTGCCTGTGTAGCCGTTGACATATCCGTCGCCGTAGTCGGGGCCGTACGCGGCGGAGGCCGGGGCGGCCACGGCGAGGGACACACCGGCTACGGCCGCGGTGGCGATCGCGGCGGCAGCCACTCGGGGGCGCGGGGTGCGAGTCGGCCGGGAGAACATCACGGGACAAACCTCTCGAAGGTCGGGTGTCGTGCGACGTGCCGCCCGCGGTGTGTGGCGGCA
Encoded here:
- a CDS encoding pyridoxamine 5'-phosphate oxidase family protein, which gives rise to MPTPGSAERPTAELDSRYSSALNPRPGAARPDATEWAEARRRLEAAEIFWVSTVRPDGRLHVTPVIAAWHEGVLYFSTGPGEQKAKNLAHDRHCALTTGGNSLTEGLDLVVEGVAEKVTDPAVIEEVIAAYESKYGAHITAPEGTFHGIGDGFRTGDVLVFAVAPGTAYGFGRDGGAFTHTRWAF